A region of Ammospiza nelsoni isolate bAmmNel1 chromosome 8, bAmmNel1.pri, whole genome shotgun sequence DNA encodes the following proteins:
- the TLX1 gene encoding T-cell leukemia homeobox protein 1, which translates to MEHLGAHHLHQGQAEPISFGIDQILNTSEPGSCMVSHPRLQDSADYGLGCIVGSAYNTVTGGYGASGGAAGAYTGTSCSMGGLPGSYNVNMAVSMNGNTLSSAGGVIRVPAHRPVAGGVHQPLSAAVPAVNGMNSLTGLTFPWMESNRRYTKDRFTGHPYQNRTPPKKKKPRTSFTRLQICELEKRFHRQKYLASAERAALAKALKMTDAQVKTWFQNRRTKWRRQTAEEREAERQQANRILMQLQQEAFQKTINQPIQADPICVHNSSLFALQNLQPWSDDSTKITSVTTVASACE; encoded by the exons ATGGAGCACCTCGGGGCTCACCACCTGCACCAAGGGCAAGCCGAGCCCATCAGCTTCGGCATCGACCAGATCCTCAACACGTCGGAGCCGGGCAGCTGCATGGTGTCGCACCCGCGGCTGCAGGACTCGGCGGACTACGGGCTGGGCTGCATCGTGGGCAGCGCCTATAACACGGTCACGGGTGGCTACGGGGCgagcggcggcgcggccggcgCCTACACCGGCACCTCCTGCAGCATGGGCGGCCTGCCCGGCTCCTACAACGTGAACATGGCGGTGAGCATGAACGGCAACACCTTGAGCTCGGCCGGCGGCGTGATCCGCGTCCCGGCCCATCGCCCCGTGGCCGGCGGAGTCCACCAGCCCCTCTCCGCCGCCGTGCCGGCGGTGAACGGCATGAACAGCCTCACGGGGCTCACCTTCCCCTGGATGGAGAGCAACAGGCGGTACACAAAAGACAGGTTCACAG GTCACCCCTACCAGAACCGCACGCCCCCCAAGAAGAAGAAGCCGCGCACCTCCTTCACCCGGCTGCAGATTTGCGAGCTGGAGAAGCGCTTCCACCGGCAGAAATACCTGGCCTCGGCCGAGCGCGCTGCCCTGGCCAAGGCCCTCAAGATGACGGACGCCCAGGTGAAGACCTGGTTCCAAAACCGGCGCACCAAGTGGAG GAGGCAGACAGCAGAGGAGCGGGAGGCTGAGCGGCAGCAAGCAAACCGCATCCtcatgcagctgcagcaggaagccTTCCAAAAAACCATCAACCAGCCCATCCAAGCCGACCCCATCTGTGTCCACAACTCCTCTCTCTTCGCCCTTCAGAATCTCCAGCCTTGGTCTGATGACTCCACCAAGATCACCAGTGTCACTACTGTCGCCTCTGCTTGTGAATAG